In Azospirillum baldaniorum, one DNA window encodes the following:
- a CDS encoding DctP family TRAP transporter solute-binding subunit — MKSRWTARLLAACTVLALALAAAGVSAETVIKLAHPNRNDAFDNTAGAMAIVFKNHVEVATEKRVRVEIFPEGQMGRDGDAVKLVRQGTIQSAISSVGGVAPLYPMLAVIDLPFAYSSVANAYDVFDGPFGHRLAEEIRRKAGLAVLGFGDPGGLFTITNSKRPIRQPEDMKGLKIRTMDLETHRTMIGSLGGTPVNVAWSDLYNALGTGAVDGQMNPVPIVRFARFDEVQRHLTLSNHLFLPYVWVMNAKFLDDLAPSDRAAVMNAARLGVVASRGLSRLIESSDRGLPPLAQRMEVHTLTPREAEAFRKVTQPAVRQAIERRFGAEGVEMLAAFERAIREERTP; from the coding sequence ATGAAAAGCAGATGGACGGCGCGGCTGTTGGCCGCCTGCACGGTACTGGCGCTGGCGCTCGCCGCCGCCGGGGTGTCCGCCGAGACGGTCATCAAGCTGGCCCACCCGAACCGCAACGACGCCTTCGACAACACCGCCGGGGCCATGGCGATCGTCTTCAAGAACCATGTGGAGGTGGCGACCGAGAAGCGCGTGCGCGTGGAGATCTTTCCCGAAGGCCAGATGGGCCGCGACGGTGACGCCGTGAAGCTGGTCCGCCAGGGGACCATCCAGTCGGCCATCTCCTCGGTCGGCGGGGTGGCGCCGCTCTACCCGATGCTGGCGGTCATCGACCTGCCCTTCGCCTATTCCTCGGTCGCCAACGCCTACGACGTCTTCGACGGTCCCTTCGGCCACCGGCTGGCCGAGGAGATCCGGCGCAAGGCGGGACTCGCCGTGCTGGGCTTCGGTGATCCCGGCGGGCTGTTCACCATCACCAACTCCAAGCGCCCGATCCGCCAGCCCGAGGACATGAAGGGGCTGAAGATCCGCACCATGGATCTGGAGACGCACCGCACCATGATCGGCAGCCTGGGCGGCACGCCGGTCAACGTTGCCTGGTCGGACCTCTACAACGCCCTGGGCACCGGCGCGGTGGACGGCCAGATGAATCCGGTGCCGATCGTCCGTTTCGCCCGCTTCGACGAGGTGCAGCGCCACCTGACGCTGAGCAACCACCTGTTCCTCCCCTATGTCTGGGTGATGAACGCCAAGTTCCTGGACGACCTCGCCCCCAGCGACCGCGCGGCCGTGATGAACGCCGCCCGGCTGGGCGTCGTCGCCAGCCGCGGCCTCAGCCGCCTGATCGAATCCTCGGACCGCGGCCTGCCGCCGCTGGCGCAGCGCATGGAGGTCCACACGCTGACCCCGCGCGAGGCGGAGGCGTTCCGCAAGGTGACCCAGCCCGCGGTGCGGCAGGCCATTGAGCGGCGGTTCGGCGCCGAGGGTGTGGAGATGCTGGCCGCCTTCGAACGGGCGATCCGCGAGGAGCGGACGCCGTAA
- a CDS encoding patatin-like phospholipase family protein, giving the protein MPDQTMPAPAVQPANRKGAKPINLALQGGGAHGSFTWGVLDRILEDGRLTIDGIVGTSAGAMNCAVTAYGLTIGGPEGARSKLREFWRRISDEAKKGPLQPTPLDKMFSKGNMDFSPLWQMFDALSRMMSPYELNPMNMNPLRDVLSDVVDFKRLRKAPACKTFIAATDVCAGRLKVFGPKDISVDAVLASACLPFLFQAVQVGNAFYWDGGYSGNPPLFPLIDQCDSRDILIVQINPVRVPVPPRTAREIMDRVNTLSFNSSMMRELRVVDFVSKLIDSGELSPDKHKKMHIHTVDAEEVVEKLGVTSKLNADWDFLTYMFETGRHKAEEFLDQHFDKIGRESSTDISAKFLA; this is encoded by the coding sequence ATGCCCGACCAGACCATGCCCGCCCCCGCCGTCCAACCCGCCAACCGGAAGGGCGCCAAGCCGATCAACCTCGCGCTCCAGGGGGGCGGCGCCCACGGCTCCTTCACCTGGGGCGTGCTCGACCGCATCCTGGAGGATGGGCGCCTGACCATCGACGGCATTGTCGGCACCAGCGCCGGCGCCATGAACTGCGCCGTCACCGCCTATGGCCTGACCATCGGCGGTCCTGAGGGCGCGCGGAGCAAACTGCGCGAATTCTGGCGCCGCATCTCCGACGAGGCGAAGAAGGGGCCGCTTCAGCCGACCCCGCTCGACAAGATGTTCAGCAAGGGGAACATGGACTTCTCCCCGCTCTGGCAGATGTTCGACGCGCTGTCGCGCATGATGTCGCCGTACGAGCTGAACCCGATGAACATGAACCCACTGCGCGACGTGCTGTCGGACGTGGTGGACTTCAAGCGGCTGCGCAAGGCGCCGGCCTGCAAGACCTTCATCGCGGCGACCGACGTCTGCGCCGGCCGGCTGAAGGTGTTCGGCCCCAAGGACATCTCGGTGGACGCGGTGCTCGCCTCGGCCTGCCTGCCCTTCCTGTTCCAGGCGGTCCAGGTCGGCAACGCCTTCTACTGGGACGGCGGCTATTCCGGGAACCCGCCGCTGTTCCCGCTGATCGACCAGTGCGACAGCCGCGACATCCTGATCGTCCAGATCAACCCGGTCCGCGTGCCGGTGCCGCCGCGCACCGCCCGCGAGATCATGGACCGCGTCAACACGCTCAGCTTCAACTCCAGCATGATGCGCGAGCTTCGCGTCGTCGATTTCGTCTCCAAGCTGATCGACTCCGGCGAACTCAGCCCGGACAAGCACAAGAAGATGCACATCCACACCGTCGACGCCGAAGAGGTCGTGGAGAAGCTGGGCGTCACCAGCAAGCTGAACGCCGACTGGGACTTCCTGACCTACATGTTCGAAACGGGCCGTCACAAGGCCGAGGAGTTCCTGGATCAGCACTTCGACAAGATCGGCAGGGAATCCTCGACCGACATCAGCGCGAAGTTCCTTGCATGA
- the alr gene encoding alanine racemase, whose product MTGTRTGRRGSTTAWADIDLHALGRNLERLRRSLPPGQAVFGVVKADAYGHGAGPVGRALQRFEIDGLVVADMGEGITLRRAGVTAPILVIDPPLPSQLRLPALHRLGATVTSAAEARALATAANRAGRMVDVHVRVNTGFAGFGGPRADLTDLLAAVAAAPALRLEGLYTHLSGAYGPYEDGGLAELERFGEAVEAVRATGLLPPLVHALSSAALGRPLLTGAAARIGCTAVRCGAALFGIRMVDGELPLPLAPVMSVKARVTRVTALEPGDAADYAAASAAPRRTPVAVLPFGFSDGHHLHRLAGGILLIRGRPAPVLGRPFMSSLLADLTDVPGVQPGDEAVLIGRQGDHRITVEDIAARSGLRPSAIPLLGPRVVRRYRSSAAGEDQTE is encoded by the coding sequence ATGACAGGAACGCGGACGGGCCGGCGGGGCAGCACCACCGCCTGGGCGGACATCGATCTGCACGCCCTCGGCCGGAACCTGGAACGGCTGCGCCGCAGCCTTCCCCCCGGTCAGGCCGTCTTCGGCGTGGTGAAGGCGGACGCCTACGGCCACGGCGCCGGACCGGTCGGTCGGGCGCTCCAGCGGTTCGAGATCGACGGGCTGGTGGTCGCCGACATGGGCGAGGGCATCACCCTGCGGCGGGCCGGAGTCACGGCCCCCATCCTGGTCATCGACCCGCCGCTGCCCAGCCAGCTTCGGTTGCCCGCCCTGCACCGGCTGGGCGCCACCGTCACCAGCGCGGCGGAGGCGCGGGCCCTCGCCACCGCCGCCAACCGCGCCGGACGGATGGTCGACGTGCATGTCCGGGTGAACACCGGCTTCGCCGGCTTCGGGGGGCCGCGGGCGGATCTGACCGACCTGCTGGCCGCGGTTGCCGCCGCGCCGGCGCTGCGGCTGGAAGGGCTTTACACCCACCTGTCCGGCGCCTATGGCCCTTACGAGGACGGAGGCTTGGCGGAGCTGGAGCGGTTCGGGGAGGCGGTCGAGGCGGTGCGGGCAACCGGCCTGCTGCCGCCGCTGGTCCACGCGCTCAGCAGCGCGGCGCTCGGCCGGCCCCTGCTGACCGGGGCCGCGGCGCGCATCGGCTGCACGGCGGTGCGCTGCGGCGCCGCCCTGTTCGGCATCCGCATGGTGGATGGGGAGTTGCCCCTCCCCCTCGCTCCGGTGATGAGCGTGAAGGCCCGCGTCACCCGCGTGACGGCGCTGGAGCCGGGCGACGCCGCCGATTACGCCGCCGCCAGCGCGGCACCCCGACGCACGCCGGTGGCGGTCCTGCCCTTCGGCTTCTCCGACGGTCACCACCTGCATCGGCTGGCCGGCGGGATCCTGCTGATCCGGGGGCGCCCGGCGCCGGTCCTGGGGCGCCCCTTCATGAGCAGCCTGCTGGCCGACCTGACAGACGTCCCCGGCGTCCAGCCGGGCGATGAGGCGGTCCTGATCGGGCGGCAGGGCGATCACCGGATCACCGTGGAGGACATCGCGGCGCGGTCCGGGCTGCGCCCCAGCGCAATCCCGCTTCTCGGGCCGCGGGTCGTCCGTCGCTACCGGTCGAGCGCCGCAGGGGAGGACCAAACGGAATGA
- a CDS encoding adenylate/guanylate cyclase domain-containing protein — MSQTPYRIRLRVGIALAFLLTTVPLIAVMLSYLYHENSRTALEVASQSIARTTQTVTNDLNGLVSPVARVAEAMAGFGRIDRNGLRRIESLRYFSDALATLPQLASLYVGFAGDGAFFQMARLAPDGGRFGPAAPPPGSALALRMQDSSSGWFADSYFYLRSWGQVTGVERAEATEDPRTAPWYVAAQKTGAAVMSDAFVLPATRRPVVTVSYRMATDDGVPIGTIGADVSLDRLADRLDALRIGSSGAVFVIDGTGRVICHNRADLLVGGDGATASLHTTASFPDPVLAEAVERRNSGAGDRFIAPLGPQGRDYIVEFATLADGIGSGWTVGVAVEVDEFVGSLRRATYRIVVIGAGLLAVSVLLLLWLSHRLTRPMQDIVSETKRIRHFDLTGRFAVRTRVQEVAELAGAVEAMKGGLRRFGAYVPKALVRDIIVTGDGGELGGETRPLSILFSDIAGFTATSEAMPPQQVLDRLTTYFERMTACIHGHGGTVDKFIGDAIMAFWNAPRPDPDHAEHACLAALGCLSVNRAINDACLAAGMPPMPTRFGLHLGEVVVGNVGSSDRMQYTALGSHVNLASRIEGLNKVYGTSILVTGAVEHAVRGRFLFRPVDLAVPSGLSAPIELFELVGALDPHSAFARPPETHDLCRQWHVAVSLYRGRRWSAALDLLRPLADEPEVAALARLYIARCERLIADPPDEGWDPAEHFKTK, encoded by the coding sequence ATGTCCCAAACGCCGTACCGGATACGCCTGCGCGTGGGAATCGCGCTGGCCTTCCTGCTGACGACGGTGCCGCTGATCGCGGTGATGCTCAGCTACCTCTATCATGAGAACTCCCGCACCGCGCTGGAGGTGGCGTCCCAGTCCATCGCGCGCACCACCCAGACGGTCACCAACGACCTGAACGGTCTGGTCAGCCCGGTGGCCCGTGTCGCCGAGGCGATGGCCGGGTTCGGGCGGATCGACCGGAACGGGCTGCGCCGCATCGAATCGCTGCGCTACTTCTCCGACGCCCTGGCCACCCTGCCGCAACTCGCCTCGCTCTATGTCGGCTTCGCCGGGGACGGCGCCTTCTTCCAGATGGCGCGGCTGGCCCCCGACGGCGGACGTTTCGGCCCCGCCGCGCCGCCGCCGGGCAGCGCGCTCGCCCTGCGCATGCAGGATTCCAGCTCCGGCTGGTTCGCCGACTCCTATTTCTACCTGCGCTCCTGGGGGCAGGTCACCGGCGTGGAGCGGGCGGAGGCGACGGAGGACCCGCGCACCGCCCCCTGGTACGTGGCGGCGCAGAAGACCGGGGCGGCGGTGATGTCCGACGCCTTCGTCCTACCCGCGACCCGGCGTCCGGTGGTCACCGTCTCCTACCGGATGGCCACCGACGACGGGGTGCCCATCGGCACCATCGGGGCCGACGTCTCGCTGGACCGGCTGGCGGACCGGCTGGACGCCCTGCGCATCGGATCATCCGGGGCGGTGTTCGTGATCGACGGCACCGGGCGGGTGATCTGCCACAACCGGGCCGACCTGCTGGTCGGCGGCGACGGCGCGACGGCGTCGCTCCACACCACCGCGTCCTTCCCCGATCCGGTGCTGGCCGAGGCGGTGGAGCGCCGCAACAGCGGGGCCGGCGACCGCTTCATCGCCCCGCTGGGGCCGCAGGGCCGCGACTACATCGTCGAGTTCGCAACCCTGGCCGACGGGATCGGCAGCGGCTGGACCGTCGGCGTGGCGGTGGAGGTGGACGAGTTCGTCGGCTCCCTCCGCCGCGCCACCTACCGCATCGTCGTGATCGGCGCCGGACTGCTGGCGGTGTCGGTCCTGCTGCTGCTGTGGCTGTCGCACCGGCTGACCCGCCCGATGCAGGACATCGTGTCGGAGACCAAGCGCATCCGCCATTTCGACCTGACCGGCCGCTTCGCCGTCCGCACCCGCGTGCAGGAGGTGGCGGAACTGGCCGGCGCCGTGGAGGCCATGAAGGGCGGGCTGCGCCGCTTCGGCGCCTATGTGCCCAAGGCGCTGGTGCGCGACATCATCGTAACCGGCGACGGCGGCGAGCTGGGCGGCGAGACGCGTCCCCTCAGCATCCTGTTCAGCGACATCGCCGGTTTCACCGCGACCAGCGAAGCCATGCCGCCGCAGCAGGTTCTGGACCGGCTGACCACCTATTTCGAGCGGATGACCGCCTGCATCCACGGCCATGGCGGCACGGTGGACAAGTTCATCGGCGACGCCATCATGGCCTTCTGGAACGCCCCGCGCCCCGACCCGGACCATGCGGAGCACGCTTGCCTGGCGGCGCTGGGCTGCCTGTCGGTCAACCGCGCCATCAACGACGCCTGCCTCGCCGCCGGCATGCCGCCGATGCCGACCCGCTTCGGCCTGCATCTGGGGGAGGTGGTGGTGGGCAACGTCGGCTCCTCCGACCGCATGCAGTACACGGCGCTGGGCTCCCACGTGAACCTTGCCTCGCGCATCGAGGGGCTGAACAAGGTCTACGGCACCAGCATCCTGGTCACCGGGGCGGTGGAGCACGCGGTGCGCGGGCGCTTCCTGTTCCGGCCCGTCGATCTCGCCGTGCCCTCGGGCCTGTCGGCGCCGATCGAGCTGTTCGAGCTGGTCGGCGCGCTCGACCCGCATTCGGCCTTCGCCCGCCCGCCGGAGACCCACGACCTGTGCCGCCAGTGGCACGTCGCCGTCTCGCTCTACCGCGGCCGGCGCTGGTCGGCCGCGCTGGACCTCCTGCGGCCACTGGCCGACGAGCCGGAGGTGGCGGCGCTGGCCCGGCTCTACATCGCGCGCTGCGAGCGGCTGATCGCCGACCCGCCGGACGAGGGCTGGGACCCCGCCGAGCATTTCAAGACCAAGTAG
- a CDS encoding helix-turn-helix domain-containing protein has translation MTPRDDMPLDDTPDSGPPADTGRWGRIPAWWLGHPAIDADGLAVLAALATYANARGECWPSQATLATALKRSRSTVNRILGHLAESGVIARESRRSASGGRLSCLYRLRLAPGDGPIPAAGAACDQAAMPPVQTPAKDVAPADSPCAPVRQEQPESEQTLDSHTSRGLAQAVPDGWTPDAGDRAWAESRFAWVDLDRHAEGFRLRCQAHGYRYRDAGAAWKAWLTQDAAVGKAPMLRPTGPATPARPPSNVPVPEQKLGAWMAAAAKLNAGHVPQAWR, from the coding sequence ATGACACCCCGCGACGACATGCCATTGGACGACACGCCGGATTCCGGACCGCCCGCGGACACTGGGCGGTGGGGCCGGATTCCGGCCTGGTGGCTCGGCCACCCCGCCATCGACGCCGACGGTCTGGCCGTGCTGGCGGCGCTGGCGACCTACGCCAACGCCCGCGGCGAATGCTGGCCGTCCCAGGCGACTCTCGCCACCGCGCTGAAGCGCAGCCGCAGCACGGTGAACCGCATCCTCGGCCATCTTGCCGAATCCGGGGTGATCGCGAGGGAGTCCCGCCGCTCCGCCTCAGGCGGGCGGCTGTCCTGCCTGTACCGGCTGCGGCTGGCCCCCGGCGACGGACCGATTCCGGCAGCCGGTGCAGCGTGCGACCAGGCCGCGATGCCCCCTGTGCAGACACCGGCCAAGGATGTCGCTCCCGCCGACTCCCCATGTGCGCCAGTGCGACAGGAACAGCCGGAATCCGAACAGACTCTGGACTCGCACACCTCGCGCGGGCTTGCGCAAGCCGTGCCGGACGGCTGGACGCCCGATGCCGGAGACCGCGCCTGGGCCGAAAGCCGCTTCGCCTGGGTGGATCTCGACCGTCACGCCGAAGGGTTCCGCCTGCGCTGCCAAGCCCACGGCTACCGCTACCGTGACGCCGGGGCCGCCTGGAAAGCTTGGCTGACGCAGGACGCCGCCGTCGGCAAGGCGCCGATGCTGCGGCCGACGGGCCCGGCCACCCCTGCAAGGCCGCCATCGAACGTTCCCGTTCCCGAACAGAAGCTCGGTGCTTGGATGGCCGCGGCGGCCAAGCTCAACGCCGGCCACGTCCCGCAGGCCTGGAGGTAA
- a CDS encoding GNAT family N-acetyltransferase → MSGLRFALLEPDALGTVLALQREACGPLMHPLGEAELSDMLAGPHRGHGAVLGALTDDALAAFLAVQFPGRADHNLGRDYGLHDGDLDRALHFTGILVHPDRRGQGLHRRLIETAAQGVLPPDRHRYWFATVRPENTASVRGMLSVGMHVFARKPKHDGHDRLLFVRDLSAPAGG, encoded by the coding sequence ATGAGCGGCCTGCGCTTCGCCCTGCTGGAGCCGGATGCGCTGGGCACCGTCCTGGCACTCCAGCGGGAGGCCTGCGGCCCGCTGATGCACCCGCTGGGCGAGGCCGAGCTGTCGGACATGCTGGCCGGGCCACACAGAGGCCATGGGGCGGTGCTCGGCGCGTTGACCGACGACGCGCTTGCCGCCTTTCTCGCCGTGCAGTTTCCCGGTCGGGCCGACCACAATCTGGGCCGCGACTATGGCCTTCATGACGGGGACCTCGACCGGGCGCTGCACTTCACCGGCATCCTCGTGCATCCGGACCGGCGCGGGCAGGGCCTGCACCGGCGCCTGATCGAAACCGCCGCCCAAGGGGTGCTGCCGCCGGACCGGCACCGCTACTGGTTCGCCACCGTCCGGCCCGAGAACACGGCCAGCGTGCGCGGAATGCTGTCGGTCGGCATGCATGTCTTCGCGCGCAAGCCCAAGCACGACGGCCATGACCGTCTCCTCTTCGTCCGCGACCTGTCCGCCCCGGCCGGCGGCTGA
- a CDS encoding ABC transporter substrate binding protein — protein sequence MSPHVPSVTSQSTTTGHPAAAMTRRGWMAGAAAAGFGALCPSPAVLAAPRPLPSVRDVPRRWRVGYAESMPYGNYAATLAAILGELERMGWTGPLTGLPYRPGQTDTASLWSWLAARAGSPVLDFVPDAHTTNLTPEGAAALVKRLQDPGDIDLMIVMGTVAGVALATDAHRMPVLAFSCTNPIAAGIVASETDTGRDHVWAHLDPLRFQRQLTIFHKTFQFRRLGIAYDDSPTGRAIASLPDIEATAERLGFALVRRHVRAPIDHLDQYRYEVELTAAWEALSREADAVYITYGRWPLDRFTSLARPFLKQRIPTFSQLGPEEVERGALMSIARADMAGIGHFGAATLARVMAGEPLRHLPQVYFDTPSIAWNAATAAAIGYPIPFPALLAADSLHGVL from the coding sequence ATGAGCCCGCACGTGCCGTCCGTCACCAGCCAATCCACCACCACGGGCCATCCAGCCGCGGCGATGACCCGCCGCGGCTGGATGGCCGGGGCCGCCGCCGCCGGCTTCGGCGCTCTCTGCCCGTCGCCCGCAGTCCTGGCCGCCCCCCGCCCCCTGCCGTCGGTCCGGGACGTGCCGCGGCGCTGGCGTGTCGGCTACGCCGAATCCATGCCCTACGGCAACTACGCCGCGACGCTCGCCGCCATCCTCGGCGAGCTGGAGCGGATGGGCTGGACCGGCCCGCTGACGGGCCTGCCCTACCGGCCGGGGCAGACCGACACCGCCAGCCTGTGGTCCTGGCTGGCCGCCCGCGCCGGCAGCCCGGTCCTGGACTTCGTCCCCGACGCCCACACCACCAACCTGACCCCCGAGGGGGCCGCGGCGCTTGTGAAGCGTCTGCAGGATCCGGGCGACATCGACCTGATGATCGTCATGGGAACCGTCGCCGGCGTCGCCCTGGCGACCGACGCGCACCGGATGCCGGTTCTCGCCTTCTCCTGCACCAATCCGATCGCCGCCGGGATCGTCGCATCGGAAACCGACACCGGGCGCGATCATGTGTGGGCGCATCTCGATCCGCTGCGCTTCCAGCGCCAGCTGACCATCTTCCACAAGACCTTCCAGTTCCGGCGGCTGGGCATCGCCTACGACGACAGCCCGACGGGACGGGCCATCGCCTCGCTGCCCGACATCGAGGCGACGGCCGAGCGGCTCGGCTTCGCACTGGTGCGCCGGCACGTCCGCGCGCCGATCGACCATCTCGACCAGTACCGCTACGAGGTCGAGCTGACCGCCGCCTGGGAGGCGCTGTCGCGCGAGGCGGATGCCGTCTACATCACCTACGGGCGCTGGCCGCTGGACCGCTTCACCTCGCTGGCCCGGCCCTTCCTGAAACAGCGCATCCCGACCTTCTCGCAACTCGGCCCCGAGGAGGTGGAGCGCGGCGCGCTGATGAGCATCGCCCGCGCCGACATGGCGGGCATCGGCCATTTCGGCGCCGCCACCCTCGCCCGCGTCATGGCCGGCGAGCCGCTGCGCCACCTGCCGCAGGTCTATTTCGACACGCCGTCCATCGCCTGGAACGCGGCGACGGCGGCAGCCATCGGCTACCCCATCCCCTTCCCAGCGCTGCTGGCCGCGGATTCACTGCACGGAGTGCTCTAG
- a CDS encoding MFS transporter, which yields MASPGTPSGRSGPLRAFLVSVLLVGVTLAFSLSINLGSFRQNHAGTLMAAFAVVGGKTVENVQNALGYGKPLDDFYGLEAILDQLAANLPWAGGIGVAVADGRIVATARGRLVEPMPEATLRHARAELERRPHWFRHDADRGSYVLYLPIRNPGEAERDGRQANAPAGFLIIQSDSARVDDRVEEFRDRTLPQLLWTGLGTVGFLGLTGLVMAFGLRRASEGRRVRLERLRRLLALGAMLAAQTAAAAECYTLISTAHLEAAEQATQIIARMIRNDVESVVRRGLDYGSLVGVDGYFERIRASMPTLQSIELAMPGASPPAHDGRHMVTGVPFLSDMPDVTLRWPLAQDRGGESRELVAVVDGDRVAAQLTEFGLDMATILVTSLLFMFEMDRALGGRTRMAHRSGDGRAAAGETGDFAGFIRFSAFLMYFGAFLPVSFVPLLMTSFGGEPFPFLSPSQIAAAPLTAEMLCGVAAALAAGRLTGRLGWRAVSLTGFAAAGAGMALAAVAAMTADPLLFVLARGLSGAGSMAGLIAANALIGRLRGVSDGSALQPGLFAGMYAGVNCGAVSGALLSTTYGPVTVFAAGALIPLAGLLYTAFGIPRLPGTVPPDAAQCAPAAVPLPGSATVHPRHRRIKVPLFLALISLPTAVAAMFLPFYLPLFIADLGLSSATVGRAYLLHGLCVVLAGPLLTRMAARRLPIPGVTLLSAAMIAGALALFGLQASLWTAFAAVFAIGLAESFGLSAQMRHVELLAAREARRRDSVLALHVNTRKLGQAAGPLLFGTLAAAVPLGAGPEGVGLIGGLLAGSLLLFALLTWRRTVPHRTARQRTEGRR from the coding sequence ATGGCCTCACCCGGCACTCCGTCCGGCCGCTCCGGCCCCCTCCGCGCCTTTCTGGTGTCCGTGCTTCTGGTCGGGGTGACTCTGGCCTTCAGCCTGAGCATCAATCTCGGCTCCTTCCGCCAGAACCACGCGGGCACGCTGATGGCCGCCTTCGCGGTGGTCGGCGGCAAGACCGTGGAGAACGTCCAGAACGCGCTGGGCTACGGCAAGCCGTTGGACGACTTCTACGGGCTGGAGGCGATCCTCGACCAGCTCGCCGCCAATCTGCCCTGGGCGGGGGGGATCGGGGTGGCGGTGGCGGACGGACGCATCGTCGCCACCGCCAGGGGACGGCTCGTGGAGCCGATGCCGGAAGCCACCCTGCGCCATGCCCGCGCCGAGCTGGAGCGCCGCCCCCACTGGTTCCGGCACGACGCCGACCGCGGGTCCTACGTCCTCTATCTGCCGATCCGCAATCCCGGCGAGGCCGAGCGGGACGGCCGGCAGGCCAACGCTCCCGCCGGCTTTCTCATCATCCAGTCCGACAGCGCCAGGGTGGACGACCGCGTCGAGGAGTTCCGCGACCGCACCCTGCCGCAGCTCCTGTGGACGGGGCTGGGGACGGTCGGCTTCCTCGGCCTGACCGGTCTGGTGATGGCCTTCGGCCTGCGCCGCGCGTCGGAAGGCCGCCGGGTCCGGCTGGAGCGCCTGCGCCGGCTGCTGGCGCTCGGCGCGATGCTCGCCGCCCAGACCGCGGCGGCGGCGGAATGCTACACGCTGATCTCCACCGCCCATCTGGAGGCCGCCGAACAGGCGACCCAGATCATCGCCCGGATGATCCGCAACGACGTCGAGTCGGTGGTCCGGCGCGGACTGGACTATGGGTCGCTGGTCGGGGTGGATGGCTATTTCGAGCGCATCCGCGCCAGCATGCCCACCCTGCAATCCATCGAACTGGCCATGCCCGGCGCAAGCCCGCCGGCGCACGACGGACGCCACATGGTGACCGGCGTTCCCTTCCTGTCGGACATGCCGGACGTGACGCTGCGCTGGCCGCTCGCCCAGGACCGCGGCGGCGAGTCGCGCGAGCTGGTGGCCGTGGTGGACGGCGACCGGGTGGCCGCGCAGCTGACCGAGTTCGGGCTGGACATGGCGACCATCCTCGTCACCTCGCTGCTGTTCATGTTCGAGATGGACCGTGCGCTCGGCGGACGGACGCGGATGGCCCATCGTTCGGGCGACGGGCGCGCCGCGGCGGGGGAGACCGGCGATTTCGCCGGCTTCATCCGCTTCTCGGCCTTTCTGATGTATTTCGGCGCCTTCCTGCCGGTGTCCTTCGTCCCGCTGCTGATGACCAGCTTCGGCGGGGAGCCCTTTCCCTTTCTGTCCCCGTCCCAGATCGCCGCGGCGCCGCTGACGGCGGAGATGCTGTGCGGGGTCGCCGCGGCGCTGGCCGCCGGACGGTTGACCGGGCGGCTCGGCTGGCGGGCGGTCTCGCTGACCGGCTTCGCCGCTGCGGGGGCGGGAATGGCGCTGGCCGCCGTGGCGGCGATGACCGCCGACCCGCTGCTGTTCGTCCTGGCCCGCGGGCTGAGCGGGGCGGGCAGCATGGCCGGACTCATCGCCGCGAACGCCCTGATCGGGCGGCTGCGCGGGGTTTCGGATGGTTCCGCTCTGCAACCCGGCCTGTTCGCCGGCATGTACGCCGGGGTGAATTGCGGGGCCGTGTCGGGCGCCCTGCTCTCCACCACCTACGGGCCGGTGACGGTGTTCGCCGCAGGCGCCCTGATCCCGTTGGCAGGATTGCTCTACACCGCTTTCGGCATTCCCCGCCTGCCCGGAACCGTCCCGCCGGACGCCGCGCAATGCGCGCCTGCGGCGGTTCCCTTGCCCGGCAGCGCGACGGTCCACCCACGGCACCGGCGCATCAAGGTGCCTCTGTTCCTGGCGCTGATCTCCCTGCCCACCGCGGTGGCGGCGATGTTCCTGCCTTTCTATCTGCCGCTGTTCATCGCGGACCTCGGCCTGTCGTCGGCGACTGTGGGCCGCGCCTACCTGCTGCACGGTCTGTGCGTCGTTCTGGCCGGTCCGCTGCTGACCCGGATGGCGGCGCGGCGCCTGCCGATTCCGGGGGTGACGCTGCTGTCCGCGGCGATGATCGCCGGGGCGCTGGCCCTGTTCGGTCTCCAGGCGTCGCTGTGGACGGCCTTCGCCGCCGTGTTCGCGATCGGCTTGGCGGAGAGCTTCGGCCTGTCCGCCCAGATGCGCCACGTCGAGCTGCTGGCGGCGCGCGAGGCGCGGCGGCGCGATTCCGTGCTGGCCCTGCACGTCAACACCCGCAAGCTGGGGCAGGCCGCCGGGCCGTTGCTGTTCGGCACGCTGGCCGCCGCCGTCCCGCTGGGCGCCGGACCGGAGGGGGTTGGCCTGATCGGCGGGCTTCTGGCCGGCAGCCTGCTGCTCTTCGCTTTGCTGACGTGGCGGCGGACCGTCCCTCACCGCACAGCGCGCCAGCGGACGGAGGGCCGGCGATGA